A stretch of DNA from Malus sylvestris chromosome 9, drMalSylv7.2, whole genome shotgun sequence:
ATTTTCGCACCTCCCAACTGCGAAGCGTTTCTGTCCGCCTCTCGCGCTCCCCTCCTTTTCCATTTTTCTGTTCCCACAAAGTGAGCGCTCGCGGTTTGGCACTCAATTGGGCTTCCCCGAAATTATATGTTTATTCGGCATTCGGCCCACCTCTCATAGGCTCTCTCAATTCAAACGATCAAGGCACATtgtaaggtcatctccaaccgaagagtCCAGATGGTCATAGGGCTGAAAATAACTCGAAAATCATCTTCAACCAAGGGTTAGCCCAGAGGGCTCGTGGAATCTGAGAAGACCCCACGGAATCTGAAAGGACTAAATGGCTGGTTGGCCAGAAAACTGATTAATCATGTCGGtttcttaaaaataattttgaatccAATGGCTAGCTGGTGCCAGTTATCGTTggattcattttattttattttttttaggttttttgggcctttttttttaaaaaaaaaaaagttctcaaaagttctattttttttttttataaatacctaaatcattcattcaccattcctacaccatttcaatTCCCATATTTTCCTTCCTCTTTCAATAATctatccttcaattttttcaataattttcaaatagtctcgtctgcaatgaaaggtagggcttggacccaaaaagaaaatgaagttCTTTGCAAGTCTTATAGATGGGTGtcagaagatagtgtgagggggaaTTGTCAAACAAATGACGGTGTTTGGACTCATGTGTccaaaaaatatttagagtTCTATGAAGACACCACTCCAGTGAATATTCGAAACCACGAGAGTTGTTTTTCAAGATGAAAGAAACATCTTCAgccaagtttgaacaaatgACATCAACCATTGTTAGCAAccgcaagtagacatgaaagcggcACTAATTACTACGAtgaagtaagtgttttcacaatttattttaaatatttaattattttacatttaatttcataaattaatttcctttaattttttttctaggtacgccaagcggaggaattgtatatggagagCAACTTGAAACCCTTTTAGTTTCacagttgttgggaaatttgtaaagggtgggtgttatttgaagatccaccacAGAGAGCTCCTACGCCGGTGTTTGGAACTGCATCCTCAGCTACAGATatggatgaagatggatctccaaccattcaacaaacaagggtagaaaatccgtcttcgggtgaaggttccatacctagggctatgggacgaaacaaggcgcgaaggttgaaggaaaagggcaaggcaaatgATGATTACGCTGCTCAGCATGAAGTGGCAGCCCCATTGCGATTATTGGCAGAGCAAAATGCTCTTAAGGTGGAAGAAATGAAGTGTAGGCATGAAGAAtgggccaaacaaatacaagaagagatggatgataagaatatggaaatgaacacttcgaattacactccaataagtaaggcctattttgataggaaaaacaaaattatgagCCGACGACAGTTATTTACCTCTGACTATACTCCTATGatggcggatgatgaagatgatgttgattatggatattaaatttaagttgctgtagtttttaaatttaagttaatgttgttttcaaatttaatttgtagtttttaaatttaatttgtcgtttttaaattttagttgtagtttttaaatataagttatagtttttaaatttaagttgttgtttttaaatttaagttgttgtaatttttaaatttaaataataaattatgtttggccctatggccctcggttggagacgattttttaTGACAggactaaaacgagccctctggccctttggccctcgattggagacggaggcaaatatgatcatgtactgtttattaaaatattaatatcttggaggaccAGATGGCTAAAACAAGCCATCTagccagccctcggttagagatgacctAATCTGAATGCAACATCATCATATTCCAccaattaatgatttttttgaAGTTGAAGTATTTATCAATTAAAcgcttttttttgtttgtttagtgGAGTACTTATTTTATGATTGTAATGTTCAACTGTGGATTATCTTTTTCCCACTTCATTGATTAGTTAAACGCTTAATAAGTAATTTAATGAATTGATTGTTATTTGTGGAACTTAAAATCAAGTTATCTATCTTCTCAAATCtctagattttcttttttttatttctctccAATTTCTAAGTAAAAAACAACTAAAACTGAACCAGATCAAAATCGAAATAAATCAAGCCAAATTAACCATATTCATAACCGTCCATAAACCTGGTGGATATGGTTATTGATAACCGTTAACTATATCTATAACCGTAAATTAACTATTATCAAGTATTATCAATAATCATACCCACCGGATGACGGATTCCCATCGTTTAACGGTTATATCCATCTTCattaataccaaaaatatatttgtTCAGTTGACACCTTATAATATGATAAATACTAATTTCGTCACTACAATATAATAAATACATTGATGATGATGTCTTATGTTTGAATTATCCTATAAGCACCATTGAATTCTCATTGCTTTTGATTCAGAACTTTTGAACTTTCTCACAAAATGCAACTTTCGTAATTCTCAAGGTAATGAGTTTCAgtgaatacatatatatatagtaacaTAATATGTATTATTCGGGATCGGATTCGGGGATGTATATAAATTGGAGACCCCTATAATAATCATATCTGAAACCATAACCGAATAATATTTCCGGTTTTTCCTCATATCCGAAATATAACCGAAATTTCATCCCTAAATTCGTTCCATTCGGACACTTATCCATGGTTATCAGatttaggcctcgtttggcagctcggactgtactgactatttctgtcggataggataaatagccaccaaatagtactgactaaattagtcgggcgtttgatgcagtatcggactaatgaccgtattatttatattgtgtTTGGTACTGAACCGGATAGGATAAGGGaaaaaaatttgacaaatccttgtttgtttgttgaacttttctcatatttatacttattgaaaaccacaaaattttcaaacaacaaagaaaaatagtaattccatatatcaaattcaaaatattttccaaTAACATAAAAGAAGGTTCACAAAAAACAACTACAGTCATTACGTTATATAGATTAATCCAACCACATATctaagttcataaaatatacAAATACAAGTTGGTTTCAGTAAGAAACAGTTTGTCCGGATAGCCAAAATATATGCATGCTGCTACTTTGCTTTCAATAAGACCTTTATCACACTAACTACTCTGGCAACTCTTTTCCCTTCCTCTTACTCGAAAGCTTTATGACACTGATCATTGAACTGCCGGTATACGCGAAGTGGAGGGTCTACATCTCCAGGTGCAGTCAAACCAACAGTCCTATCAATACCATTACCCGCATCTGCAAGTCATTAACCAGTTTATTTGATTGACTACTACACAAAGCCTCACCTTCTACCTCCAAAGACCCAAGTCTACaaacttgatttcgttgaggcATTCTATCAAACAACTTGGGCGCACCAAAACTCTGCCCACCAATCCCCTCCAAAGTCTCTAACTGTCCTGATAGGATCTATCTATATTTGAAGGCAATGGATTTGTGCTTGTTGGAGTGAGATTTCCTACAAGAAGAAATACCTCCACAGATATGTTGACCGCAATCCCCACGTTCACCGAATCCTTCTTCGATGTGTCCCAAAATGATCTTCCTCCGCAGTTTGGCGAACGGGTACCTGCAAAAGATACTCCGACGCTCAAGTCAGTCGATTGATTTCTACTCTTTGGATTCTCTCGGGTTCTCCTCTCTTCTCCTGCTCTTTGGCTCCACTCCACCTTTATAGGATTGcatacttggagagcaagtaccacgatctctctctccttcccactTCCTTAGTGGCCCTCGTAATACGACTGCATGCTTTGGGAACAAGTACCACGTCATACTTTCCTTTCCCACTTCCTCGGTGATCTTCCGTAATGGAGGCGGTTACCTGGACACGTGCGCCCGCTTGTTCCTCGTGGGCTTTCCTTACGGTTTACCTTGCGTAACACCATCCTTAAGTGACTTGGATTGGCCCATGGGTTGAAACCCGAATTTTATCCTCCCACAATgccctttttttcccttttttacgCATGTAAAATAGGGGAAAACTAAGTTTTTCGATCACATGTGGCCTTGAAACTATGCTTTTTGCACCTAGCTAAACTTTTAGCATTTCTTACTAAGACCAACATTTGTGGGAGTTGTTTTTCTACGGGTAAACTTAGCTTCAGTGAGTTTACTAAAGTCATTGTTTCGTGTGCTTGACTCTCGAAAGCCAGACGGGCTGCTTTGCTTACTTTACGGAAGTCACCTCACTCCTTCACATAAAATATGGGCTGACACCTTCCACGAAAGCAGACTGACATTTACAAACAAGGATTTACGAACACAGGTCTACGAACGAGGATTTACGAGGACATTACGAAGGTGGACTGAGGACTGACATTACGAAGGACTGACATTACGAAAGTGGACTGAGTTACGGAAGGGGACTGACATTACGAAAGTGGACTGAACGAAAGTGGACGACGACTGACATTACGAATTTGGACTAACATTACGGAAAAGGATTGACGTTACGAAAGTGGACGAGGACTGACGTTACGAAAGTGGACTGACATTACGGAAGAGGACTGACAAAAGTGGACTGACATTACGGAAGAGGACTGACGTTACGAAAGTGGACTGACATTACAGAAGAGGACTGACGAAACTTAACTGNNNNNNNNNNNNNNNNNNNNNNNNNNNNNNNNNNNNNNNNNNNNNNNNNNNNNNNNNNNNNNNNNNNNNNNNNNNNNNNNNNNNNNNNNNNNNNNNNNNNNNNNNNNNNNNNNNNNNNNNNNNNNNNNNNNNNNNNNNNNNNNNNNNNNNNNNNNNNNNNNNNNNNNNNNNNNNNNNNNNNNNNNNNNNNNNNNNNNNNNATTGGGCCCTTCGAGAGCCAGAGATTAGAAGAACCGTCCTCTTCTGATTTCGGGGAACTGGAAGGCTCCCGAGCTGTCACAACTATCTATTCCTTCTGCTTTCGGTCCTAAACCTGGTATATATAAAtttacctttatttttttttttataaatatgcGGACTTTACTTACCGTGAATTTCTTTCTTAGCTTTATCAGATGGTCCCGAACAGATCATTTCTAAAGACCGAAAATGATGGCTAAAGAAGTTTGTGACGAGGAAGATATGGAGCTCTAGAGAAGTTGCCGATACCCTCACTCAAATCACCTCTCTCCGCAACTCCATCATTTACTTCCCGTACTGTTTGGTCGACCGGTCGTTGCCCCCAGACCCCCTACTCAAATCTATCTTCGCTCTCGATCTTGACCTTCAGTTCAGCGCAGAGTCTTCCTTACTTGTGGCCGACTCTCGAACGGAGGgctcagaagaagaagagaaaggaggagaagacgaagagTCAGGGCAATCGGACACAAATTCTGACTCAAAGTATTCTCCTGCGATGGCTTCACCACCCTCTAACATTCCACCGTCTCACCACGTTACGTCGCCTCCACGTGATCTTCCTGTACCCAGAATTGCAGGCAGGTCGAATAAGCGTCCTCTGGCAAATAGGCCCAAAAAGTCTAGGCGTGGTTCGCCGACTATCTTCGGCACAGCCCCAAGATCCATGTTATGGCAATCGGCTCCTCCCACCTTCGGCTCGGCTAGTGGTGACGGTTCCAGCAATTCATCTCAAGCTTGGAGGCCTGAGTTCACAAAAAGAAATGGGAGTCACGTCACCCTCGGCGACGATCTATGGGATAATGCAAGTGTCGCTACTGCTGTGGCAAGGGGCTTGGTTCACCCCAGTGATGTTGGTCGTTTTGGGGCAATGCTCGATGACGATGTCGACTCTTATGAATCACATTGCCTTATGAAGGTATGCCTTTATTCTCTCATGTTTTCGTCATTTCTGTAAGCTTTAACCCTGACGTTGTTTCCAGATGGCTCTCCttcaaaaggaaaaatcagaCAGACTGGCTGCTAGGTTGGAATCCCTCAGCCTTACTCAGCAACAGGTCAGAGAATACCGGGCTAAACTTCACGGATATGAGGAATAGATCACAAGCTTGCAAAGAGCTCGGGATGCTGCGACGTCCGAAGTATGCCGCGCGAAGGAAGAGTTGGCCGAGGTCAAGCGAGCGAGGGCCACTGAGCGCGAGATGAATATGCAGCAAATAAGTAAGGAGATGGCTTCCAGCTTCAGGTTTGGTTGGGTGCAAAGCCAACAGCGTCCGGAACATCGATTTGTAGATGATCCTGACGTGTATGATCGCCATATGGGAATTGAACCGGGTGGATACGAGTGGTACGAAGGGATGGATCCTAAAGATCTGAGACCCTTAGACCAACCTGCTTCTTCTGATCCTATCTCAGGCAGCGAGTTTGTTACTACTTCCGGACCCATCTCGAGTTTAGGCTTTGGAGGCTTTCAATCCGGTCCTCGTTTCGGCGCTCAGTAGCTCTCGCAACCGCGTGGTCTGTTCTTTTGGGCTACACCCCATTTGTGTTGGTGATTCATTCTCGTGGGCTAAAACTTCATCTGTgtttgtaatattttttttcccttattaTCTCCGTTGTATCTTCGTGCGATTGTCGTTCACAAATTGGGCCTTCGCCCTTCCACTTCCTAACTCTTCCTATCtgttcctttttaattttcaatcgtAACTGAATGTGACCAATTATCCTTTATCtttaaatttgagttttcaAACCAAAGAGATTTAACTTATCTTGATAAGACGCGATCACCTTAGATTTTGAATTTTCGTTTCTATCAATTTTGAATTGCCTCTATATAAAGGGATGTTTGAGAGCCATTAGATAGTACCTGGATCTTCATGGCTAACAATCGAAAAGTGAAGCTCCACTTCCGGCTCTACGCTGATGTTCCCAAAAAAAGAAGCTCCCGAAGGGGTTCTAGGGGTTCTAGGAATGTAATCGAGTTAGGTTCTAACTCTTCTTCTCGTTCGCCAGGGAGGGCTTCTTATTCTTTTGAAGTCCCCAACACTTTTTGTGAATCCTCATACCGGTCTCGAACAAGATCGGGTGGAAAACAAGCTCTAGACTCCATTGTCGACGGAATGATCTCTCTAGGGCTAAATCATACCGCTCGAGTTCTTAATCCTATTACTGACAGAATGGTCTCTCCGGGAGGGAGTCACGTACCTCGAGCTCCCGATTCTATCGCCCGTTCTCCTGACCCTTATGCAGGAGATGAAGCGGGTCCTTCTCGCGCACCTTCTCGTCATCAACCACGCTGCCCCCGGTGCTTCGACTACTCTCTACTATTGAACGAGCGTGAAACTCTGAAGGGACACTTACAACGCGCTGAACACCAGGTGGATCGTCTCAGGGGGGAATTAATGGCTGCTGATCGTGCCGTGTCTGCTGCTCACTCAGATGGCATATATGATGGTTTTAAGCAAGGCATCCAATATTTCCGCTCCAAGGCAAAAGCGGCATTTCCTTCCGTAAACTGGGATAGTCTATTTACCCCATTAGACTAGGTGTCATTTTGCTTGTAATAATAAGTTGGGCCTTTAGTTCCAACCACTACTGGGATGTCTAGTAGTGCTGTTGtccttgtttttttcttttcgctaGTAGGTTTACTTCTCATTCTTGTCTTTTATCGTACTATGTGTcgaatgttttaaataaaacaTATTCTCTTTTACGGCACAAGAGCAACATCCCACTGCTAAGCTTTTTCCCTTTGTACATGTCACGTCTCATTTTCTTCTGCAAACACGTGACGTGTTCGAGAAGGCAAATCAAATGAAATTCACCCTTTCATTATCGATCTCGGAAATGATTCAACCTTGAACCAACTTTTACCTATTCGATCTTGGATGGGTTTTTGCCCATTGGTTTTCCTTTCCTGCTCGATCTTAGATTTTCGATCTTGATTGGGTCTCTGCCCATCCGATCTTGGGTTTTATTTTCCCACTCGATCTTTGATTTTCGATCTTGATTGGGTCTCTGCCCATCCGATCTTGGGTTTTATTTTTCCACTCGATCTTTGATTTTCGATCTTGATTGGGTCTCTGCCCATCCGATCTTGGGTTTTATTTCCCATTCGATCTTTGATTTTCGATCTTGATTGGGTCTCTGCCCATCCGATCTTGGGTTTTATTTCCCATTCgatctttaattttttatcttGATTCTTTCCTCATCCCTTAGTTTGTACTCTTCAGCTTTAGACTTTATTTTAAGATTCGGATGAAATGCAACTTTATTTATCAAACAATAGGGAGATGTCAATGGACATCTAGGGATACACCCTTCGATATGCAAGGAAAACGAAAAAGGATTTACCCTTCAACATTACTGGAAACAGAAATTTAAATACGGGAAACATAAATACGAAAAGTTAAATGTGGTACTTTCTCAAATGAATTGCGTTCCACGGGCGTGGCACATACTGACCTGTTTCAACGTGCCTAAGTTTATAAGCTCCCTTTCCGAAGGCTTCGATCACCTCGTATGGTTCTTCCCATATGCGTCCAAGCTTCCCTGCATTCAAATCTTTTGTGTTTTCCATGACCTTTCTCAGCACCCATTCTCCTACCTTGAATCTTTTCGACTTAACCCGTTTGTTGAAGTAAGCGGCAACTTGGTTCTGGTAGTTCGCAAGTCGTAGTGCGGCGATCTCTCTTTGTTCCTCGACTAAGTCGAGGTTATGGGCTAGTTGCTAATCGTTCTCGCCATTTTCCACAACTAATGTTCTGACCGTAGGTAGACCGACCTCTGTGGGGATAACCGCTTCAGTACCATAAGCAAGAGAAAATGGGCTTTCACCCGTTGGCTTCCGTTTTGTGGTGCGATAAGCCTATAGTACATTAGGGAGTTCCTCATGCCACTTTcctttacgttgttccaactTTTTCTTTAAACAATCAAAAATCGTTCGATTCGTCTTCTCTGCTTGGCCATTGCCTTGGGGATAACTCCTGGAAGAGAATTGTAATTTAATCCCTTTCTCGGTGCAATAGCTTCTAAACCTTCGATTGTCGAACTGCGTTCCATTATCCGTCACAATCGCCCTTAGTATGCCAAACCGACATATAATGTTCCGCCATACGAATCTTACAACATCATCTTGTGTGACAGAAACATATGATTCTGCTTCTACCCACTTAGTGAAGTAGTCTGTGGCAAGAAGGACGAACTTGTTACTTCCGGGCGCCCTCGGCAACGGGCCTACGATATCCATGCCCCATTTTGCGAATGGCCAGGGTCCTACGACTGGATTGAGTTCTTCGGCGGGTTGTCTAACAACTGGGGCATATTTTTGGCACTTGTCGCATTTTCTTACATACTGCTCCGCGTCTCGAGCCATGTATGGCCAGAAATAACCTTGAGTTAACGCTCGATGTGCTCAGCTTCTTCCTCCTGAGTGATTCCCACACATTCCTTCATGTAATTCTCTCAGAACCCATTCGGACTGCCTTGGATTTAAGCACCTAAGGTAAGGTCCTGAGAATGACCTCCTATAGAGCGTGTCGCTAAGGATTGCATATCTTACTGCTTTCATTCGGAGTTTTCTCGCTTCCACAAGATCTTCCGGCTGGATCCCTTTTGTAAGGTAGTTTATGATTGGCGTCATCCAACAGTCATTATCCTCAGCTTGAGCTTGCTCTGGCAACGGGTTGTCAAATCTCAACCTTTGCCCACCAATTTCCATCACGTCTGATTGCACCGCTCTGATACTCGGGGAGTGCATATATTATACTTCGGCTACCCGCAGGTTCTCTTTTGCGGTTAACGCCGCGCACGCTAGCTGATCCGCTCTTTCGTTCATCTCTCTAGGTATT
This window harbors:
- the LOC126582161 gene encoding uncharacterized protein LOC126582161; this encodes LFEDPPQRAPTPVFGTASSATDMDEDGSPTIQQTRVENPSSGEGSIPRAMGRNKARRLKEKGKANDDYAAQHEVAAPLRLLAEQNALKVEEMKCRHEEWAKQIQEEMDDKNMEMNTSNYTPISKAYFDRKNKIMSRRQLFTSDYTPMMADDEDDVD